A single window of Microplitis demolitor isolate Queensland-Clemson2020A chromosome 7, iyMicDemo2.1a, whole genome shotgun sequence DNA harbors:
- the LOC103570093 gene encoding homogentisate 1,2-dioxygenase produces the protein MNKELKYLSGFGNEFASEDPRCPGALPVGQNNPQKCPYGLYAEQLSGTAFTAPREENKRTWFYRIKPSVCRGLHERIKTNNLTHEWKIADPNPLRWNAFDLPTRQDLPVDFVEGLHTLCGAGDSRSRHGVAIHIYLCNASMKNSAFYNSDGDLLIVPQLGNLLITTEFGKLNCEPNEICVIQQGMKFSVNVLGPSRGYILEVFDNHFQLPNLGPIGANGLAAPRDFLTPVAHFEDLEEEFKIHCKYQGELFVSTQNHSPFDVVAWHGNYVPYKYNLNNFMVINSVSFDHCDPSIFTVLTCPSLKPGTAIADFVIFPPRWSVQENTFRPPYYHRNCMSEFMGLIKGRYEAKEDGFQAGGGSLHTMMTPHGPDVKCFESASNADLKPEKIAEGTMAFMFETSLCMGLTSWAAESKKLDTNYYNCWKGLKKYFNGNFKV, from the exons tatTTATCAGGGTTCGGTAATGAATTTGCAAGTGAAGATCCTCGTTGCCCAGGTGCATTGCCAGTAGGTCAAAATAATCCACAGAAATGTCCTTATGGTCTTTATGCTGAGCAATTGTCTGGTACTGCATTTACTG CACCAcgggaagaaaataaaagaacatGGTTTTACCGTATAAAGCCATCAGTATGCCGCGGACTTCATGAGCGcattaaaactaataatctTACACATGAATGGAAAATAGCTGATCCAAATccg ctGCGATGGAACGCATTTGACTTACCAACACGTCAAGACCTACCAGTTGACTTTGTTGAAGGTCTTCATACACTCTGTGGTGCTGGAGACTCTCGTAGTCGTCATGGAGTAgctattcatatttatttatgcaatGCTTCTATGAAAAATTCAGCTTTTTATAATTCAGATGGAGATTTATTAATCg tacCCCAGTtgggaaatttattaataacaacgGAATTCGGCAAATTGAATTGTGAACCAAATGAAATTTGTGTAATTCAACAGGGAATGAAATTTTCTGTAAATGTTTTGGGACCATCACGTGGATATATTTTAGAAGtatttgataatcattttCAGTTACCGAATCTTGGACCAATTG GAGCAAATGGTTTGGCAGCACCAAGAGATTTTCTAACACCTGTTGCACATTTTGAAGATCTTGAAGAAGAATTTAAGATACATTGTAAATATCAAGGCGAATTGTTTGTATCTACACAAAACCATAGTCCATTTGATGTTGTTGCTTGGCATGGAAATTATGTtccttataaatataatttgaataatttcatgGTCATTAATTCAGTTTCATTTGATCATTGT GATCCGTCAATTTTCACTGTTTTAACGTGTCCATCATTAAAACCAGGAACAGCAATTGctgattttgttattttccCTCCAAGATGGTCTGTTCAAGAAAATACTTTCCGTCCACCCTATTATCACA gaAACTGTATGAGCGAGTTTATGGGATTAATTAAAGGCCGTTATGAAGCTAAAGAAGATGGATTTCAAGCTGGAGGTGGTTCTTTGCATACTATGATGACTCCACATGGTCCTGATGTTAAATGTTTTGAGAGTGCTAGTAATGCTGATTTAAAACCTGAAAAAATTGCAGAAGGCACTATGGCATTTATGTTTGAAACTTCATTATGTATGGGCTTGACTTCTTGGGCTGCTGAAAGCAAAAAACTTGATACTAACTATTACAATTGTTGGAaaggattgaaaaaatatttcaatggtaattttaaagtttaa
- the LOC103570092 gene encoding uncharacterized protein LOC103570092, with the protein MCTSKLRILVIFICCFLTSIDASKECYSDFCHKTTTDFPTEEPRCLITPIKKDIDCVNFKFHNLERKFSTKIPFADIKLSAYVATFPEYHTKVTAFNLTINNAAFNRMTTRYQELGAQKSYCRHIQLRGLKEINKLPNLFISCPFSNSSFEGIPYRLEYLIAGDNYEYSKKLVFQVPDHLSIDENIENVQNYVPFFYIEVSDAKISIHIQSVPDKFNVTAYRIWMINNDTNLIKPFDLTANGKKHLKYDFLITEGVHYFKVSAMHPDCGDYGCVNSTSPVISTKQPTRRLLIMIVSVVWIPPVILYAIYYFYKLYQKREIFKRINRKPNCLLVYSPTHLAHISVISDLAKYLKNCNVNAMMDVLDIPETDTKDPGLWCNAAFQKADVIAVVTSPPLRDTNIPIIYRNIDNHALRLIKENYSWNNKRYITIEFPYCKPDDIPEEAIVFKKFNIPENLEKLIHYIHNTDYIQFYDVSSKNLVKSIEVAMTEITKEIYVKSKSLIENDNFLPVNTTSVIKKVEGKNHHQPEESFNDVEDCKNSNCFSTKISELNLLGEDLKSDMNTCEYTFPETNSEFHIDRLDL; encoded by the exons atgtGCACAAGTAAACTGCGTATTCTAGTGATTTTTATATGTTGTTTTTTAACGAGTATAGATGCATCGAAAGAGTGCTACTCTGATTTCTGCCATAAAACA ACAACTGATTTCCCAACAGAAGAGCCAAGATGTCTTATAACaccaattaaaaaagatattgATTGTGTTAATTTCAAGTTCCACAATTTagaacgaaaattttcaacgaAAATACCATTTGCggatattaaattatctgcATATGTTGCAACATTTCCAGAATATCATACCAAAGTAACAGCATTCAATCTCACGATCAATAATGCTGCTTTTAATC gAATGACTACTAGATATCAAGAATTAGGAGCACAAAAATCATATTGTAGACATATACAGCTACGTGGTCttaaggaaataaataaattaccgaatttattcatatcatgtccattttcaaattcttcatTTGAAGGTATTCCTTATAGACTAGAATATCTTATAGCTGGAGATAATTATGAGTACAGTAAGAAGTTAGTGTTCCAAGTTCCTGATCATTTATCTATTG acgAAAATATCGAAAACGTCCAAAACTACgttccatttttttatatcgaaGTTTCTGACGCTAAAATTTCTATCCATATACAATCCGTGccagataaatttaatgttacaGCTTATAGAATTTGGATGATAAATAATGAcactaatttaataaaaccatTTGATTTAACAGCAAAcggtaaaaaacatttaaaatatgattttctTATTACCGAAGGTGTTCATTATTTCAAAGTATCTGCGATGCATCCAGACTGTGGTGACTACGGATGTGTCAATAGCACATCACCTGTAATTAGCACAA aacAACCAACAAgacgtttattaattatgattgtTAGTGTAGTGTGGATTCCACCTGTGATATTATatgctatttattatttttacaaattatatcaaaaaagAG aaattttcaaaagaattaATAGAAAGCCTAATTGTTTACTAGTGTATTCACCAACTCACTTGGCACATATCAGTGTAATATCTGATTTAGCaaagtacttaaaaaattgtaatgtcAATGCAATGATGGATGTACTTGATATTCCTGAAACTGATACaaag GATCCAGGACTTTGGTGCAATGCAGCATTTCAAAAAGCCGATGTAATTGCTGTCGTTACATCACCTCCACTTAGAGATACAAATATAccaataatttatcgtaaCATAGATAATCATGCACTGAGattgattaaagaaaattactcATGGAATAACAAAAGATATATTACTATTGAATTTCCGTATTGTAAACCGGACGATATTCCAGAAGAAGcgattgtatttaaaaaatttaacattccagaaaatttagaaaaattaatacattatatacataatacagattatatacaattttatgatgtatcaagtaaaaatttggtTAAGAGTATTGAAGTTGCAATGACAGAAATTACtaaagaaatttatgtcaaatCGAAAAGTCTAATAGAAAATG ataattttttaccggTAAATACCACGtcggtaataaaaaaagttgaaggcAAAAATCATCACCAGCCAGAAGAATCATTCAATGATGTAGAAGActgtaaaaattcaaactgtTTTTCTACGAAAATAAGTGAGTTAAATTTACTAGGTGAAGATTTAAAATCCGATATGAATACTTGTGAGTATACATTTCCAGAAACTAATAGTGAATTTCATATTGATCGattagatttataa